The DNA region GCGAAGCGATTTTGGAAGAAGTGATTAAGAAAGAGATTCCTGAAAATCTTCGGATGCCTGGCATTAAGTATCATATTAATCCGACCGGTCGATTTTTGATTGGCGGCCCGATGGGCGATACTGGTGTGACCGGTCGAAAAATTATTGTGGATACCTACGGCGGTATGGGCCGTCATGGTGGTGGCGCATTTTCAGGTAAAGACCCTTCCAAAGTGGATCGCTCTGCGGCTTACATGGCTCGATATATTGCTAAAAATATCGTGGCTGCAAAGCTGGCTACGCGCTGTGAAGTGCAACTGGCCTATGCCATTGGTGTTGCAGAACCTGTGAGTGTCATGGTGCAAACTTTTGGTACGGGCGTTGTTTCTGACGGAGAGCTTGCCAAGCGGGTTCATCGGGTGTTTCCATTGACCCCTGCTGGTCTAATCAGGCATTTAAATCTGCTGCGACCTATTTATGAACCAACGGCGTCTTATGGTCACTTTGGCCGTGATGAAGCTGATTTTACCTGGGAAAAGATCGACTGCGTGGATAAGCTCTTAGGATGAACAGGTCTAGATATTTAGCCGCTATGCTTTGCCTCGCGCTGCCCTTGAGCGCCTGGAACACGGCAGGTCATGAGATAGTTGCTCAAATCGCTTTGAATCAGTTCTCCGGAGCAGATCAGAAAAAGATTGCAGCAAAGATGGGCGACATTGTTGCCATCGCTGCCCAGCCAGATAATGACCGGGCAGTGTCGACGGTGTTGTCCAAGTGGCATTATATTGACTATCCTTGGGTAGAAGAACCCGTGGCTAGTCAGTTGAAGTTGGTATCTAAAAACGACAATATTGTCTGGGCTTTGAAAGAAGCCAAACGCGCTTTGGGCAAGAAAAAATCTCAAAACTCTGCGCTGTCAGAAATTTTCAAAGCTAATTTAGTACATTTGGTAGGAGATATTCACCAGCCATTGCATTGCATTAGCCGTGTCACCATCAAAAATCCAAAGGGGGATAAAGGCGGTAACCTATTTGAAGTCCGCTTTGGCAAAAAGAAAGAGACGCTCCACCATCTTTGGGACGGTGGCCTTGGTTTGCTTGAGAACTTAAGCTCAGAGCAAATCTTGCCGCTAGCCAGAGAAATCGAAAGAGAATTCCCCATCAATAAGCAAAAGCTTGAGGGCGCATTCGAAGATTGGTCCAAAGAAAGCTTTTATCTTGCCAAATCGAAAGCCTACAGCACGCCTGAAGGCGTCTTGGTGTCAGACACTTATCTTAAAGAAGGCCGTTTCGTGGTCAAAGAACGCTTAGCGGTAGCAGGGTATCGCTTAGCGCATATTTTGAAAGAGTTGGTTTTGTGAAGTTAGAGGTACATTTCTCAGGGCAGTCGTTATTGCCACCGCCGCAGCGTGCTTGGATTTTAAAGAAGATCCGCGCGTTAAAGCTATTGAACGAGGAGCGCGATTTACAAGTGTCCGTTCAATTTGTGAGCGATGCCGAAATGCAGGCGCTCAATATGACTTGGCGCGGCAAAGATCAGTCTACGGATGTGCTTTCTTTTTCTGCTCAGGAGGGCGAGGCCATGCCCGGCCTAGAAGATATCTTAGGCGATGTGGTGATTAGCGTAGAGCGTGCTCAGGCTCAGGCCCTAGAGTTTGCGCACGAGCTTCAAGAAGAGATTGTCGTATTATTTGTTCATGGCCTGATGCATTTGTTAGGCCACGACCATGAACTTTCTAAGACAGATGCAGATAAGCAAGCCGAAGCTGAATCACAGCTGCTTCTACAAATCGGCCTGCGACCTGAACTCGCATTGTGTGGTCGAGCATGAAAGGCTTTTTCGAGAGGGTTAAAGACAGCTTAGATAGCCAGGGTCTTAAAATGACCAAGCCCAGAGAACTCATTGTCAGGGAGTTGCTTAAACAAAGACCTCACGTGTCGGCCGAAAAGCTTCTGCAAGCTGTGCGCCAGCAGGATGCCCAAGTTGGCCTCGCGACCGTCTATCGAACTTTGAAATTACTGCAGGATTGCGGCTTGGTTAAGGCCCATTATTTTGGCGATTCGCAAGCGGTATTTGAAGCAGAAACAGGGCCTGAAAACCATCATGACCATTTGATATGCGAGGGCTGCCATCGCATCGAAGAGTTTACCAATGCCAAAATCGAGTCGCTGCAAGAAAAAATCGCTCAGGAGCATGGTTTTAAGCTCACCAAGCACCGAATGGAACTTTACGGTTTATGCCCCGGATGCGAATAAAAACTCCGACTGGAAGGTTTATTTAGTATGAAATGGTTTCTATTGCTGGTCACTTTGGCGGTCTTTGCATTCGCAAAGGATGGTCCTAAACCTGAAATATTGAAATTGAACGATGGCCCTATCAAGGCTGCCCTCAAAAAGAACCATCGCATCTACTTAGAGAGAAACTTTGCGCTGGAAGCCGAAAAAGAATTAGAAAAAAAGATGACCAAACCTGTGGTAACCTCAAAATAGAGGTGAATGCTTTATGGATCACGAAGCAGAACAGGTTAACGCCGTTGCTTTAGAAATTTTAAGCTCTGCTTTC from Myxococcota bacterium includes:
- a CDS encoding S1/P1 nuclease; the encoded protein is MLCLALPLSAWNTAGHEIVAQIALNQFSGADQKKIAAKMGDIVAIAAQPDNDRAVSTVLSKWHYIDYPWVEEPVASQLKLVSKNDNIVWALKEAKRALGKKKSQNSALSEIFKANLVHLVGDIHQPLHCISRVTIKNPKGDKGGNLFEVRFGKKKETLHHLWDGGLGLLENLSSEQILPLAREIEREFPINKQKLEGAFEDWSKESFYLAKSKAYSTPEGVLVSDTYLKEGRFVVKERLAVAGYRLAHILKELVL
- the ybeY gene encoding rRNA maturation RNase YbeY, with the protein product MKLEVHFSGQSLLPPPQRAWILKKIRALKLLNEERDLQVSVQFVSDAEMQALNMTWRGKDQSTDVLSFSAQEGEAMPGLEDILGDVVISVERAQAQALEFAHELQEEIVVLFVHGLMHLLGHDHELSKTDADKQAEAESQLLLQIGLRPELALCGRA
- a CDS encoding Fur family transcriptional regulator, with translation MKGFFERVKDSLDSQGLKMTKPRELIVRELLKQRPHVSAEKLLQAVRQQDAQVGLATVYRTLKLLQDCGLVKAHYFGDSQAVFEAETGPENHHDHLICEGCHRIEEFTNAKIESLQEKIAQEHGFKLTKHRMELYGLCPGCE